A window of the Parabacteroides merdae ATCC 43184 genome harbors these coding sequences:
- a CDS encoding TolB family protein, whose amino-acid sequence METKINWMICLLAGLLFGACSGNRPVQIQGVLEADPDIFPDYKGVTVPMNIAPLNFSYLGNEPCRLVVEVAGHELMQMEGRRGLFSFPVSDWKDWMGRYAGDSLRLTVLAYQSDQWKRYRSFSIYIAPDSIDSYLSYRLVPPGYEGWREMGIYQRDLSDYEQRPILENRLTKGNCVNCHAYCERDPSRMMFHARADLAGTLILQDGLVEKLDVQTEQMGSFVYPYWHPSGDYIAFSMNKTRQNFYSHDPDRVEVYDTASDVVIYSVKDHKIMTSPLLRSTCAFETFPTFSPDGHFLYFCSAVAVDSLPQNCRQVKYSLCRIAFDFQNERLGEVVDTLYNARMEGQSVSFPRLSPDGRFLAFTLHDFGNFSIWHKEADLYMLDLLTSRKYPLDVFNSEEAESYHSWSGNGRWMVFSSRRIDGLYTRLFIGYVDSEGVGHKPFLLPQKDPLTYYDALMFSYNIPELMRSAVTVDACRLAGCLRSGKKSNLR is encoded by the coding sequence ATGGAAACAAAGATTAATTGGATGATATGTCTGCTTGCAGGACTGTTGTTTGGAGCCTGTAGTGGAAACAGACCCGTACAAATACAAGGAGTGTTGGAGGCTGACCCTGATATATTTCCGGATTATAAGGGTGTGACGGTTCCGATGAATATCGCCCCATTGAATTTCTCCTATTTAGGGAATGAACCTTGCCGGTTGGTCGTTGAAGTGGCAGGGCATGAGCTGATGCAGATGGAGGGCAGACGAGGGCTTTTTTCATTTCCGGTTTCCGATTGGAAGGATTGGATGGGTCGATACGCTGGTGACTCGCTTCGTCTGACTGTTTTAGCGTATCAGTCGGATCAGTGGAAGCGTTACCGCTCTTTTTCAATCTATATAGCCCCAGATTCAATAGATTCTTATCTTTCTTATCGATTAGTTCCTCCTGGATACGAAGGTTGGAGGGAAATGGGAATCTACCAGCGTGACCTTTCTGATTATGAACAACGTCCTATTTTGGAAAATCGTCTGACAAAAGGTAATTGCGTGAACTGTCATGCCTATTGTGAGCGTGATCCGTCACGTATGATGTTCCATGCGCGTGCGGATTTGGCTGGTACGTTGATTCTGCAGGACGGTTTGGTTGAAAAGCTAGATGTGCAAACAGAGCAAATGGGTTCTTTTGTTTATCCGTATTGGCATCCTTCGGGTGATTATATTGCTTTTTCCATGAACAAGACTCGCCAAAATTTCTATAGCCATGATCCCGATAGGGTGGAGGTCTATGATACAGCCTCGGATGTGGTGATATATAGTGTGAAAGATCATAAAATAATGACTTCTCCTTTGTTACGATCTACTTGTGCTTTTGAAACATTTCCGACTTTTTCACCGGATGGGCATTTTTTATATTTTTGTTCAGCGGTTGCGGTCGATTCGCTGCCCCAGAATTGCAGGCAAGTGAAATACAGTCTTTGCCGGATAGCGTTCGATTTCCAAAACGAACGTTTGGGAGAAGTTGTCGACACGCTTTACAACGCGCGTATGGAAGGACAAAGTGTTTCTTTTCCGCGTTTGTCTCCTGACGGACGTTTCTTGGCTTTTACACTTCATGATTTTGGTAATTTTTCTATTTGGCATAAGGAAGCTGACCTGTATATGCTTGATTTGCTTACTTCCAGAAAATATCCTTTGGATGTTTTCAATTCGGAAGAGGCGGAGAGCTATCATTCTTGGAGCGGTAATGGTCGTTGGATGGTGTTCAGCAGCAGGCGGATTGATGGACTTTATACACGTCTTTTTATTGGCTATGTTGATTCGGAAGGGGTGGGGCATAAACCGTTTTTGCTGCCCCAGAAGGATCCTTTAACCTACTATGACGCGTTAATGTTTTCGTATAATATACCGGAATTGATGCGGTCAGCAGTCACAGTGGACGCCTGTCGGCTAGCCGGTTGTTTGAGAAGCGGAAAGAAATCAAATTTGAGGTGA